The following proteins come from a genomic window of Sphaerisporangium rubeum:
- a CDS encoding TetR/AcrR family transcriptional regulator, translating to MQNARDRLLLAAAELLEGGGAVSTRAVCERAGVQAPTLYHHFGSKQGLIDAVVNHGFTQYTAVESSGDPLDDLREGWDRHVRFGLEHPSFYGLLYGRAEPGKPCAVTAPAHAALRERLTAAAAQGLLKVPADEAAEQVLAANVGITLTLISQPEPDFRLSGRVREAALAGVLHTHSADAPATRASAALTLRALVGDDPGDLTPGERALLGELLDRLAR from the coding sequence ATGCAGAACGCACGGGATCGACTCCTGCTCGCCGCGGCGGAGTTGCTTGAGGGCGGCGGCGCGGTGTCCACGAGGGCGGTGTGCGAACGCGCCGGGGTGCAGGCCCCGACGCTGTACCACCACTTCGGCAGCAAGCAGGGCCTGATCGACGCCGTGGTGAACCACGGCTTCACCCAGTACACGGCGGTCGAGAGCTCTGGCGACCCGCTGGACGACCTGCGCGAGGGCTGGGACAGACACGTGCGGTTCGGGCTGGAGCACCCGTCGTTCTACGGGCTGCTTTACGGCCGCGCCGAGCCGGGAAAGCCCTGCGCCGTCACCGCTCCCGCGCACGCCGCGTTGCGCGAGCGGTTGACCGCCGCCGCCGCTCAGGGCCTGCTCAAGGTGCCGGCGGACGAAGCCGCCGAACAGGTGCTCGCCGCCAACGTCGGCATCACGCTCACCTTGATCAGCCAGCCGGAGCCGGACTTCAGGCTGTCCGGACGCGTCCGCGAGGCCGCGCTGGCCGGGGTCCTGCACACGCACTCCGCCGACGCCCCCGCGACCCGTGCGAGCGCCGCACTGACGTTGCGCGCGCTGGTCGGCGACGACCCGGGCGACCTCACCCCTGGCGAACGCGCGCTGCTCGGCGAGCTGCTGGACCGCCTGGCCCGCTAG
- a CDS encoding helix-turn-helix domain-containing protein, whose product MNDGFGELLRHCRTRRGITQRQLADLATVSVRAIRDIELGRVSRPRPGTVELIADGLGLTGRSREHFAAAGRAAPVCAPRSAEGWTVPPASWDELVGRESESAVLVDLLTRGEQRLVTITGLPMAGKTRTAIEVANLLDAAGDLPVRWRSARRGPPEGTQEEDMRAGSGEFGGLAGEHAAQDEPALLVLDGYEPSPSRLAALVALLHDYRRLRVLITSRTSFDVPGETVFPLRPLGVPERGTCHDAVPAVRLLTRHVRQVRPDLRLDAANARVTAELCRLLDGLPAPIEAAAAWLLVYDPGSLLRRIQADPLSFQSGPCGDADIRRLLTDVLDALDPAETALLDRLARLDRGWSVEEAVAMTGLPVVRCALLVRRLLVRGVVRPVTEDGARFEVLGLVRLLSAERSRAGTAPLGVAVSSRHRGLPERPRRLAGSADARR is encoded by the coding sequence ATGAACGACGGATTCGGGGAACTTCTGCGTCACTGCCGCACCAGACGGGGCATCACGCAGCGGCAGCTCGCCGATCTGGCGACGGTCAGTGTGCGGGCCATCCGTGACATCGAACTGGGCCGGGTGTCCAGGCCGAGACCGGGGACGGTCGAGTTGATCGCCGACGGGCTCGGCCTCACCGGACGGAGCAGGGAGCACTTCGCGGCGGCGGGACGCGCCGCGCCGGTGTGCGCGCCGCGGTCCGCGGAAGGGTGGACGGTCCCACCGGCGTCGTGGGACGAACTCGTGGGCCGCGAGTCCGAGTCGGCCGTGCTCGTGGACCTGCTCACCAGAGGAGAACAGCGTCTGGTGACGATCACCGGCCTCCCGATGGCCGGCAAGACCAGGACGGCGATCGAGGTGGCCAACCTGCTGGACGCGGCCGGTGATCTGCCGGTGCGATGGCGGTCCGCGCGCCGGGGACCGCCTGAGGGGACACAGGAGGAGGACATGCGGGCCGGGTCCGGCGAGTTCGGCGGCCTCGCCGGGGAGCACGCCGCGCAGGACGAGCCGGCGCTGCTCGTCCTCGACGGTTACGAGCCCTCGCCGTCGCGTCTCGCCGCGCTCGTGGCACTGCTCCACGACTACCGGCGGCTACGCGTCCTCATCACGTCACGGACCTCCTTCGACGTTCCCGGCGAGACCGTGTTCCCCTTGAGGCCGCTCGGTGTCCCGGAACGCGGGACCTGCCATGACGCCGTCCCCGCCGTCCGCCTCCTGACCCGCCACGTGCGCCAGGTCCGTCCCGATCTCCGGCTGGACGCCGCGAACGCGCGGGTCACGGCGGAGTTGTGCCGGCTGCTGGACGGCCTGCCCGCGCCGATCGAGGCGGCGGCGGCCTGGCTGCTGGTGTACGACCCCGGGTCACTGCTGAGGCGGATCCAGGCGGATCCGCTGAGCTTCCAGTCGGGGCCCTGCGGCGACGCCGACATCCGCCGGCTTCTCACGGACGTGCTGGACGCACTGGACCCGGCCGAGACCGCGCTGCTCGACCGGCTCGCCAGGCTCGACAGGGGCTGGTCGGTGGAGGAGGCCGTCGCGATGACCGGCCTGCCGGTGGTGAGGTGCGCGCTCCTGGTACGGCGGTTGCTCGTCCGCGGTGTCGTGCGGCCGGTGACCGAGGACGGCGCGCGGTTCGAGGTGCTCGGGCTGGTACGGCTGCTGAGCGCGGAGAGGTCGCGCGCGGGGACCGCTCCGCTCGGCGTGGCCGTCTCCTCGCGCCACCGCGGCCTCCCGGAGCGGCCGCGCCGGCTCGCGGGGTCAGCGGACGCGCGGCGATGA
- a CDS encoding AfsR/SARP family transcriptional regulator codes for MEFRLLGALEVVIDGRSRSIAASRQETVLAMLLLEAGRVVPVNRLLEALWDEEPPRTARTQLQMIISGLRRLLEEGRDEALISTRPPGYVIEVADDALDMTRFEKLVAVGTAAAGDGRLPDAAGHFRSALSLWRGPALAGVESRIVSSAATRLNETRLRILEDCLDIELQLGRHRDVIAELGELVAEHPLRERMRAQLMIALYRSGRQAEALDTFREGREILLEELGLDPGSELRQLEQAILLEDDSLELPSEVKSPAVQAGWTAAVPVPRQLPAAAELVGREDLLNRVVSLLSHDDDTRGESPSAPVVVLTGIGGVGKTALALRAAHILREGYPNGQLFAPFHMEGGRTEAPERLLEKILRSFGVAPDMIPSGTEDRAAMYRSWVAERRILIVIDDAMTLSQVAPLLPGTSTCAVLITTRNRLNGLVSAYQFEVGALDERAGVTLVAEVIGADRAGVETDSVRTLVELCDRLPLALNIAAAKLAARPHWRVGHLVRRLRDERQRLDELDINGVNIRATLSFSFDGLDDDRRRLFMRLGQLGQVGFASWVAAPLLDCDVHHAENLLESLVDARLVEARLDEDGMVRYHLHDLVRIFALERLAEEESTGERVASLRRLIGCWLFLAAEAHRREYGGDYCVLHGDAELWPLPSTTADVLLAEPLDWLRVEHTALVSAVFRAGQAGLDELCWDLAITSVTLFEAGSHVDDWRETHECALAAVRAAGNRRGEAAMLYSLGTLALRGRLKDASRCLTQALRLFEELGDAHGRALSLGGLAFVDRLEGRYDLAMRRHEQALTDFQRAGDPVGEAHMLLEMAKIHKDRRGFDLAGACLHKALVRCRRAGSRRVQAQVEYELAELYLLRDQMEDAIEAFKSVEVTANMVGDIVGQAYALLGVGVARIRQEAFAQAKADLDAAYALAGRTGDLLVRGRVLLGLGELDFAQGRPGAALSRLEEARGALEALGSAAVWQARVLDLAGRVHEAAGRAEAAKDSWRAARELAAGIDLVLAEHIGAALTRLDAEPPPDDRD; via the coding sequence ATGGAATTCCGGCTGCTTGGTGCTCTCGAGGTTGTGATCGATGGGCGGTCTCGAAGTATCGCGGCCTCTCGGCAAGAGACGGTTCTGGCGATGTTGCTGCTCGAAGCCGGCCGGGTCGTCCCCGTGAACCGGTTGCTTGAGGCGCTGTGGGACGAGGAGCCGCCTCGGACGGCCAGGACCCAGTTACAGATGATCATCTCGGGGCTGCGGCGGCTGCTGGAAGAGGGACGGGACGAGGCACTGATCTCCACGCGGCCACCCGGGTACGTGATCGAGGTGGCGGACGACGCGCTGGACATGACGCGCTTCGAGAAGCTGGTGGCCGTGGGGACGGCGGCGGCGGGTGACGGCCGGTTGCCGGACGCGGCCGGGCACTTCAGGTCGGCGTTGTCGTTGTGGCGGGGGCCCGCGCTCGCGGGGGTGGAGAGCCGGATCGTGAGTTCGGCGGCGACACGACTGAACGAGACGCGGCTGAGGATCCTCGAGGACTGCCTGGACATCGAGCTCCAGCTCGGACGGCATCGTGATGTCATCGCCGAGCTGGGGGAACTGGTCGCGGAGCATCCGCTGAGAGAGCGGATGCGCGCGCAGTTGATGATCGCTCTCTACCGTTCGGGACGGCAGGCCGAGGCGCTGGACACGTTCAGGGAGGGCAGGGAGATCCTGCTCGAGGAACTGGGGCTGGATCCGGGGAGCGAGCTCCGGCAGCTCGAACAGGCCATCCTGCTCGAAGACGACTCTCTCGAACTTCCGTCCGAGGTCAAGAGCCCGGCGGTGCAGGCCGGATGGACGGCGGCCGTGCCGGTGCCGCGGCAGTTGCCGGCGGCGGCGGAGCTGGTGGGTCGCGAGGACCTTCTCAATCGCGTCGTCTCGCTGTTGTCGCACGACGACGACACGCGGGGGGAGTCCCCGTCGGCGCCGGTCGTCGTGCTGACCGGCATCGGCGGGGTCGGGAAGACGGCGCTGGCGTTGCGCGCGGCGCACATCCTCAGGGAGGGCTATCCGAACGGGCAGTTGTTCGCGCCGTTCCACATGGAGGGAGGGCGGACGGAGGCTCCCGAACGGCTGCTGGAGAAGATCCTGCGTTCGTTCGGCGTGGCACCCGACATGATCCCCTCCGGTACGGAGGACCGGGCCGCGATGTACCGGAGCTGGGTCGCCGAACGCAGGATCCTGATCGTCATCGACGACGCCATGACGCTGAGCCAGGTGGCTCCGCTGCTGCCGGGAACGTCCACGTGCGCGGTGCTCATCACGACGCGGAACCGGTTGAACGGCCTGGTCAGCGCGTACCAGTTCGAGGTCGGCGCGCTTGACGAGAGAGCCGGTGTGACGCTCGTGGCCGAGGTGATCGGCGCGGACCGCGCCGGTGTCGAGACCGATTCGGTCCGCACCCTGGTGGAGCTGTGCGACCGGTTGCCGCTGGCGCTCAACATCGCCGCGGCGAAGCTGGCGGCGCGGCCGCACTGGCGGGTCGGTCACCTGGTGCGCAGGCTCAGGGACGAGCGGCAGCGGCTGGACGAGCTGGACATCAACGGTGTGAACATCCGCGCGACGTTGTCGTTCTCCTTCGACGGCCTGGACGACGACCGCCGGCGGCTGTTCATGAGGCTGGGACAGCTCGGACAGGTCGGTTTCGCCTCCTGGGTGGCGGCGCCGTTGCTCGACTGCGACGTCCATCACGCGGAGAACCTGCTGGAGAGCCTGGTCGACGCACGGCTGGTGGAGGCCAGGCTCGACGAGGACGGAATGGTCCGCTACCACCTCCACGATCTGGTGCGGATCTTCGCCTTGGAACGGCTGGCGGAGGAGGAGTCCACGGGGGAACGCGTCGCGTCGCTGCGCAGACTCATCGGATGCTGGCTGTTCCTCGCCGCGGAGGCCCATCGGCGTGAGTACGGCGGCGACTACTGCGTCCTGCATGGCGACGCGGAGTTGTGGCCGTTGCCCTCGACCACCGCGGACGTCCTGCTGGCCGAGCCGCTCGACTGGTTGAGGGTCGAGCACACGGCGCTGGTGAGCGCGGTGTTCCGTGCCGGTCAGGCCGGGCTCGACGAACTGTGCTGGGACCTGGCCATCACGTCGGTCACGCTGTTCGAGGCGGGTTCCCATGTGGACGACTGGCGGGAAACCCATGAGTGCGCGCTCGCCGCGGTCCGGGCCGCCGGCAACCGCCGTGGCGAGGCCGCCATGTTGTATTCGCTCGGCACGTTGGCCCTGAGAGGACGGCTGAAGGACGCGTCGCGGTGCCTGACGCAGGCGCTGCGGCTGTTCGAGGAGCTGGGGGACGCGCACGGCAGGGCCTTGTCCCTCGGCGGGCTGGCGTTCGTCGACCGCCTGGAGGGGCGGTACGACCTCGCGATGCGGCGTCACGAGCAGGCGCTCACCGACTTCCAGAGGGCCGGCGACCCGGTCGGCGAGGCGCACATGCTGCTCGAGATGGCCAAGATCCACAAGGATCGCCGGGGGTTCGACCTGGCGGGTGCGTGTCTGCACAAGGCGCTCGTCAGGTGCAGGAGGGCCGGCTCACGGCGGGTCCAGGCCCAGGTGGAGTACGAGCTGGCGGAGTTGTACCTGCTGAGGGACCAGATGGAGGACGCGATCGAGGCGTTCAAGTCCGTCGAGGTGACGGCCAACATGGTCGGCGACATCGTCGGTCAGGCGTACGCACTGCTCGGTGTGGGTGTCGCGCGGATCAGGCAGGAGGCCTTCGCTCAGGCGAAGGCCGACCTCGACGCGGCGTACGCGCTGGCCGGACGGACGGGGGATCTGCTCGTCCGCGGCCGGGTGCTGCTCGGCCTCGGCGAACTCGACTTCGCGCAGGGCCGGCCCGGTGCGGCGCTGTCGAGACTGGAGGAGGCACGCGGCGCGCTGGAGGCTCTCGGCTCCGCGGCGGTGTGGCAGGCCCGCGTGCTGGACCTCGCCGGCCGGGTCCACGAGGCGGCCGGCCGTGCCGAGGCCGCGAAGGATTCGTGGCGCGCGGCCAGGGAACTGGCGGCCGGCATCGACCTGGTGCTGGCGGAGCACATCGGCGCGGCTCTCACCAGGCTGGACGCGGAGCCGCCGCCGGACGACCGGGACTGA
- a CDS encoding MbtH family protein, with translation MNPFDNEDSRYLVLVNDEEQRSLWPESIGVPQGWRVAHGPGSRQSCLDHIDAVWTDIRPKSSRTAGR, from the coding sequence ATGAATCCGTTCGACAATGAGGATTCCCGCTATTTGGTCCTGGTCAACGATGAGGAACAACGCTCTTTGTGGCCCGAATCCATCGGTGTGCCGCAGGGGTGGCGCGTCGCACACGGGCCCGGCAGCCGCCAGAGCTGTCTCGACCACATCGACGCCGTGTGGACCGACATCCGTCCCAAGAGCTCCCGCACCGCCGGGAGGTAA
- a CDS encoding ArsR/SmtB family transcription factor — protein sequence MDEVFKALADPSRRALLDSLNGRNGQTLRELCAGLDMARQSVSKHLAVLEEAGLVATVRRGREKLHYLNAAPVHEIAHRWISRYDQARVQVLADLKLALEETSMDAPTFVYTTYIRTTPQKLWQALTEPAFTRRYWATEFVTDWAAGSPMTWDNHGVLISDPEQVVLEAEPYRRLSYTWHAITPELAKRFGWDEEVLDRLSGEARSKVTFTIEEAAQVVRLTVVHDRFEPGSSLAEMVSHGWPNVLSSLKSLLETGEPLPDDADQG from the coding sequence ATGGACGAGGTGTTCAAGGCGTTGGCCGATCCGAGTCGGCGTGCGTTGCTCGACTCGCTCAATGGTCGTAATGGGCAGACGTTGCGGGAGTTGTGCGCCGGGCTCGACATGGCCAGGCAGTCGGTCAGTAAGCACCTCGCGGTGCTGGAGGAGGCCGGGCTGGTCGCCACTGTGCGGCGGGGGCGGGAGAAGTTGCATTACCTCAACGCGGCGCCTGTGCACGAGATCGCTCACCGGTGGATCAGTCGTTACGACCAGGCCAGGGTTCAAGTTCTGGCGGATCTGAAACTTGCTTTGGAGGAGACCTCGATGGACGCGCCTACCTTCGTCTACACCACCTATATCCGCACCACTCCGCAGAAGCTCTGGCAGGCGCTGACCGAGCCGGCCTTCACGCGTCGGTACTGGGCCACGGAGTTCGTCACGGACTGGGCCGCCGGGTCGCCGATGACCTGGGACAACCACGGCGTGCTGATCAGTGACCCGGAGCAGGTCGTGCTGGAGGCGGAGCCTTACCGCAGGCTCTCCTACACATGGCACGCCATCACTCCGGAGCTCGCCAAGCGGTTCGGGTGGGACGAGGAGGTCCTCGACCGGCTGTCGGGGGAGGCGCGTTCGAAGGTCACCTTCACGATCGAGGAGGCGGCGCAGGTGGTGAGGCTCACCGTCGTGCACGACCGGTTCGAGCCGGGGTCGAGTCTGGCCGAGATGGTCAGCCATGGCTGGCCGAATGTGTTGTCGAGCCTCAAGTCGCTGCTGGAGACGGGTGAGCCGTTGCCGGACGACGCCGATCAAGGCTGA
- a CDS encoding PaaX family transcriptional regulator C-terminal domain-containing protein translates to MSGELSLDEFGGPRVQAGPNPQHLLTTLLGEYLDSSDADLPSVAVVAMLGEFGISEASARAALSRLTKRGLIAVRGDARPPVYHLTPQAIAKHRWRMDQFLGFGARPPRWTGEWVTVSFSVPQAGQRSRHAVRKALLGLRFARLYDSVWIRPGSDAGAVSKAMRDVLDGVDGGRWSVMHTRFDEEAGPHGPAAAYDLVGLAAAYEAFIARYSDLRVAVREGEVDAAGALVARTSVMDSWRKFPDIDPDLPEHLLPAPWPRAAARELMLEVHSALGSLAEARLIEVATPYWPDAGSWITHFHASEYGVSTPAGRGDQGKVSPARTAAGPRGCGS, encoded by the coding sequence GTGAGTGGCGAGTTGTCTTTGGATGAGTTCGGGGGGCCGCGGGTTCAGGCCGGGCCTAATCCTCAGCATCTGCTGACGACGTTGCTGGGGGAGTATCTCGACTCCTCGGACGCCGATCTGCCGTCGGTGGCGGTGGTCGCGATGCTCGGGGAGTTCGGGATCAGTGAGGCCAGTGCGCGGGCCGCGTTGTCCCGGCTGACCAAGCGGGGGTTGATCGCGGTGCGGGGGGACGCGCGGCCGCCGGTTTATCACCTCACGCCTCAGGCGATCGCCAAGCATCGGTGGCGGATGGATCAGTTCCTGGGGTTCGGGGCCCGGCCGCCGCGGTGGACCGGTGAGTGGGTGACGGTTTCGTTCTCGGTGCCTCAGGCGGGGCAGAGGTCGCGGCACGCGGTGCGGAAGGCACTTCTGGGGCTGCGGTTCGCGCGGCTGTACGACAGTGTGTGGATCAGGCCGGGGTCGGATGCCGGAGCGGTGAGCAAGGCGATGCGCGACGTTCTGGACGGGGTCGACGGGGGTCGGTGGTCGGTGATGCACACGCGGTTCGACGAGGAGGCGGGGCCGCACGGTCCGGCGGCGGCCTACGATCTGGTGGGCCTTGCCGCGGCTTATGAGGCTTTCATCGCGCGGTACTCGGATCTGCGGGTGGCGGTGCGCGAGGGGGAGGTCGATGCGGCGGGAGCGCTGGTGGCGCGGACCTCGGTCATGGATTCCTGGCGGAAGTTCCCGGACATCGACCCGGATCTGCCTGAGCATCTGCTGCCGGCGCCGTGGCCCCGCGCGGCCGCCAGGGAGCTCATGCTGGAGGTTCATTCCGCTCTCGGCTCGCTCGCCGAGGCGCGGCTCATCGAGGTCGCGACGCCGTACTGGCCGGACGCCGGGTCATGGATCACGCATTTCCATGCGTCGGAGTACGGCGTTTCCACCCCGGCCGGCCGGGGTGATCAGGGGAAAGTTTCACCCGCTCGTACGGCCGCCGGGCCGCGGGGGTGCGGGTCGTGA
- a CDS encoding SDR family NAD(P)-dependent oxidoreductase has translation MRTWFVTGGTPGGFGLVYAEAALKQGDQVVVTARRPSELREWAEPYGDRVLVLQLDVTDAEQVRAAVKTAEERFGGIDVLVNNAGRGWFGSVEGAPDETIRRTFDLNLFAVVEVIRAVLPGMRARGDGWIVNMSSVAGLVGAQGFGYYSAAKFALEGLSETLRHEVEPFGVRVLVVEPGAFRTKAFAGFRNEPVNETVDAYVPLIEGVKAAFVEHNGKQEGDPERGVQAVISAMNAPVPPQRIVLGNSGYDVVVAMHENALAELRANEKLSRGADF, from the coding sequence ATGAGGACTTGGTTCGTCACCGGCGGGACACCCGGAGGGTTCGGCCTGGTCTATGCCGAGGCCGCACTGAAACAGGGCGATCAGGTGGTGGTGACAGCACGTCGGCCCTCTGAACTGCGGGAATGGGCTGAACCGTACGGTGACCGTGTGCTGGTTCTCCAGCTCGATGTCACCGATGCCGAGCAGGTGCGCGCAGCGGTCAAGACGGCAGAGGAGCGGTTCGGCGGGATCGACGTGCTCGTCAACAACGCGGGCCGTGGCTGGTTCGGCTCGGTCGAGGGGGCCCCCGACGAGACGATCCGCCGCACGTTCGACCTCAATCTGTTCGCCGTGGTCGAGGTGATACGCGCGGTCCTGCCTGGTATGCGGGCACGCGGCGACGGCTGGATCGTGAACATGTCGTCGGTGGCAGGCCTCGTCGGCGCACAGGGGTTCGGCTACTACTCAGCGGCGAAGTTCGCGCTCGAAGGACTGTCGGAGACACTGCGCCATGAAGTTGAGCCGTTCGGTGTGCGCGTGCTCGTCGTAGAGCCTGGAGCGTTCCGTACCAAGGCTTTCGCCGGCTTCCGGAACGAGCCCGTCAACGAGACCGTCGACGCCTACGTGCCGCTGATCGAGGGCGTCAAGGCGGCGTTCGTGGAACACAACGGCAAGCAAGAGGGTGACCCTGAACGCGGAGTGCAGGCCGTGATCAGCGCGATGAACGCACCCGTTCCGCCGCAACGGATCGTGCTCGGCAACTCCGGCTACGACGTCGTTGTCGCGATGCACGAGAACGCACTCGCGGAGCTGCGCGCGAACGAAAAGCTCTCGCGCGGTGCGGACTTCTGA
- a CDS encoding MFS transporter codes for MSGYGTAFWRLLISSGVSNVADGIGRTVLPLLATTLTRDPLAISALTTLAFLPWLLCALPVGALVDRHDRKTALVTATLFRGAAFGVLAVGSAVGWTHIAVLYVAVFAVGVAETVYDSAGRAMLPMVVRRDQLERGNSMLSTAEIGGQSYVGAPVGAVLFGVFVAAPLFANALAFALAAALMVTVGGAFRPPGERRAAIGSDIRAGVRWLASHRFLRGLTLANAVTSAAQSMANAVLVLFALDVLRVPEGGYGFILAVVGVGGLAGGLLAPVLSARLGRAGTLALVSLTFPLALAGMGLTGNAFLATALYGLAALLVMTGNVLTMALRQTLIPEQLFGRVQGAYRTLVWGGIPLGALAGGALAATAGIPVVFVVSGLVSLVAGAWTCHLLARHHREINVA; via the coding sequence ATGAGCGGCTACGGCACGGCGTTCTGGCGCCTGTTGATCTCCTCGGGGGTCTCCAACGTGGCGGACGGCATCGGCCGGACGGTTCTGCCGTTGCTCGCCACCACGCTGACCCGCGACCCCTTGGCGATCTCCGCGCTGACGACGCTGGCGTTCCTGCCGTGGCTGCTGTGCGCGCTGCCGGTCGGCGCGCTCGTCGACCGGCACGACCGCAAGACGGCGCTGGTCACCGCCACCCTGTTCCGGGGAGCGGCCTTCGGCGTGCTGGCGGTCGGCAGCGCGGTGGGGTGGACGCACATCGCGGTGCTGTACGTCGCGGTGTTCGCCGTGGGTGTCGCGGAGACCGTCTACGACAGCGCGGGACGTGCGATGCTCCCCATGGTGGTGCGCCGCGACCAGCTCGAACGCGGCAACAGCATGTTGTCGACCGCGGAGATCGGCGGCCAGTCCTATGTCGGCGCTCCCGTCGGCGCCGTGCTGTTCGGCGTCTTCGTGGCCGCGCCGCTGTTCGCGAACGCTCTGGCGTTCGCGCTGGCCGCGGCGCTGATGGTGACGGTCGGCGGTGCCTTCAGGCCGCCGGGAGAACGGCGCGCGGCGATCGGGTCCGACATCCGCGCGGGTGTGCGCTGGCTCGCCTCACACCGGTTCCTGCGGGGGCTCACGCTCGCCAACGCCGTCACGTCCGCCGCGCAGAGCATGGCGAACGCCGTGCTCGTCCTTTTCGCGCTCGACGTGCTGCGCGTCCCGGAGGGAGGCTACGGGTTCATCCTCGCCGTCGTCGGCGTCGGCGGTCTGGCCGGTGGGTTGCTGGCGCCGGTGCTGAGCGCGCGCCTCGGCCGCGCCGGGACCCTGGCGCTGGTCTCGCTGACGTTCCCCTTGGCGCTGGCCGGCATGGGTCTCACCGGCAACGCGTTTCTCGCCACCGCTCTTTACGGACTGGCCGCGCTGCTGGTGATGACCGGCAACGTTCTCACCATGGCGCTGCGGCAGACATTGATACCCGAGCAGTTGTTCGGCCGCGTGCAAGGCGCGTACAGAACCCTCGTCTGGGGGGGAATCCCGCTCGGCGCACTGGCAGGCGGCGCGCTGGCCGCGACGGCCGGAATTCCCGTGGTCTTCGTCGTGTCCGGCCTTGTCTCGCTGGTCGCAGGCGCGTGGACGTGCCATTTGCTGGCCCGTCACCATCGCGAGATAAACGTCGCCTGA
- a CDS encoding cellulose binding domain-containing protein: MRRRSIIAALAAVVAPVCAGLVALTAVPSAAAVGGSGPYPADYETSSGLPNHTIFRPQTLPSEKLPIFVWGNGGCSANGLSQQNFLREIASHGFLAIANGGPNASGSTTSQMLTQSIDWAVAENSRQGSKYFGKLETGKIAVGGFSCGGLEAYAVSNDARISTTMIFSSGLLNDADDYQLRRLTKPIGYFIGGTSDIAYPNAIDDWGKLPATLPAFMGNLNVGHGGTYDQTNGGEFGRVAVLWLKWRLKGDTTAGANFVGNNCGLCNTQWQIQRKNLTLDGGNPTPTPTPTPTPTPTPTPTPTPTPTPTGGTGGCSATYSVESQWNGGFVAAMNVTAGNSAINGWRLTLRLPSGAVITSMWNGVNTGTSGTVTVANQSYNGRLGAGQSTSLGFQGNGTGAGATVTCAAI; the protein is encoded by the coding sequence TTGAGAAGACGCTCCATCATCGCCGCGCTGGCGGCTGTGGTCGCGCCGGTCTGCGCCGGACTAGTGGCGCTCACCGCGGTGCCGAGCGCCGCGGCGGTCGGCGGCTCGGGTCCCTACCCGGCTGATTATGAGACCTCCTCCGGCCTGCCCAATCACACCATTTTCCGGCCACAGACGCTTCCGTCGGAGAAGCTTCCCATCTTCGTGTGGGGCAACGGAGGCTGCTCGGCCAACGGGTTGTCGCAGCAGAACTTCCTCCGTGAGATCGCGTCGCACGGGTTCCTGGCCATCGCCAACGGCGGCCCGAACGCCTCAGGCTCGACGACGTCCCAGATGCTCACCCAGTCCATCGACTGGGCCGTGGCGGAGAACAGCCGTCAAGGCAGCAAGTACTTCGGCAAGCTGGAGACCGGCAAGATCGCCGTTGGTGGGTTCTCCTGTGGAGGGCTGGAGGCGTACGCCGTCTCCAACGACGCGCGTATCAGCACGACCATGATCTTCAGCAGTGGCCTGCTGAACGACGCCGACGACTACCAGTTGCGCCGGCTGACGAAGCCGATCGGCTACTTCATCGGCGGGACCAGTGACATCGCCTACCCGAACGCCATCGACGACTGGGGCAAGCTGCCGGCCACGCTGCCCGCGTTCATGGGGAACCTGAACGTCGGCCACGGCGGCACGTACGACCAGACCAACGGCGGCGAGTTCGGCCGGGTGGCGGTGCTGTGGCTGAAGTGGCGGCTGAAGGGCGACACGACGGCCGGCGCCAACTTCGTCGGCAACAACTGCGGGCTGTGTAACACCCAGTGGCAGATCCAGCGCAAGAACCTCACGCTGGACGGCGGTAACCCCACGCCGACGCCGACTCCCACCCCCACGCCGACTCCGACGCCGACCCCCACGCCGACTCCCACGCCGACTCCCACCGGCGGGACCGGGGGCTGCTCGGCGACCTACTCGGTCGAGAGCCAGTGGAACGGCGGATTCGTCGCCGCGATGAACGTCACCGCCGGCAACAGCGCGATCAACGGCTGGAGGCTGACCCTCAGACTGCCGTCCGGAGCCGTGATCACCTCGATGTGGAACGGCGTCAACACCGGCACCAGCGGCACCGTGACGGTCGCCAACCAGAGCTACAACGGACGGCTGGGGGCGGGACAGAGCACCAGCCTCGGCTTCCAGGGCAACGGAACCGGCGCCGGCGCCACCGTCACCTGCGCCGCCATCTGA
- a CDS encoding hydroxyisourate hydrolase, which translates to MSITMKVVDCAQGRPVDGVAARLQARSEGVWERPATGRTDASGCLRFWRPPPPAVRGVFRIVVDIDSYYASFGILPVFPQISTCFRVVNPDEPLHFMVLVTPYSHTIVHGTDQKG; encoded by the coding sequence TTGAGCATAACGATGAAGGTCGTCGACTGCGCGCAGGGCCGTCCGGTCGACGGAGTCGCGGCCCGGTTGCAGGCCAGGTCGGAAGGGGTGTGGGAGCGGCCGGCCACGGGACGTACGGACGCGAGCGGTTGCCTGCGCTTCTGGCGGCCGCCGCCTCCCGCCGTCCGCGGGGTTTTCCGGATCGTCGTCGACATCGACTCCTACTACGCGTCGTTCGGAATACTCCCCGTTTTCCCGCAGATCTCCACGTGTTTCAGGGTCGTGAATCCCGACGAACCACTGCATTTCATGGTGCTGGTGACGCCGTACTCACACACGATCGTGCATGGAACCGACCAGAAAGGGTGA